A genomic segment from Mucilaginibacter terrenus encodes:
- the fumC gene encoding class II fumarate hydratase: MSFRTEYDTMGAVQVPADKYWGAQTERSRNNFKIGPEASMPKEIIDAFAYLKKAAAYTNTDLGVLTAEKRDLIAQVCDEILTGALDSEFPLVIWQTGSGTQSNMNVNEVVANRSHVLQGNTLGEGKTFIHPNDDVNKSQSSNDTYPTAMHIAAYKILMDVTIPGIEKLRDTLQAKSEAFKSVVKIGRTHLMDATPLTLGQEFSGYVSQLNHGLKALRNTLDHLSELALGGTAVGTGINTPKGYDVKVAQYIAEFTGLPFITAENKFEALAAHDAIVESHGALKQIAVSLMKIANDIRMLASGPRSGIGEIHIPDNEPGSSIMPGKVNPTQNEAVTMVAAQVMGNDVAISIGGSNGHYELNVFKPVMAANFLQSARLIGDACVSFNDHCAVGIEPNYEGIKKHLENSLMLVTALNPHIGYENAAKIAKTALKEGTSLREAAIGLGLLTSEQFDQWVRPEDMIGSLPPSPLKGEQ, from the coding sequence ATGAGTTTCAGAACCGAATATGACACCATGGGCGCGGTACAGGTACCGGCCGACAAATACTGGGGCGCACAAACCGAGCGCAGCCGCAACAACTTTAAAATAGGCCCGGAGGCATCAATGCCAAAGGAAATTATAGATGCCTTTGCCTACCTTAAAAAGGCAGCCGCCTACACCAATACTGACCTTGGCGTACTAACTGCCGAGAAACGCGACCTGATAGCACAGGTTTGCGACGAGATATTGACAGGCGCTTTAGATAGTGAGTTCCCGCTGGTGATCTGGCAAACAGGCTCGGGCACACAATCAAACATGAACGTGAACGAAGTGGTTGCTAACCGCTCTCACGTACTACAGGGTAACACCCTGGGCGAGGGCAAAACCTTTATCCACCCGAATGATGATGTGAACAAATCACAGTCCTCAAACGATACCTACCCTACTGCAATGCACATTGCAGCATACAAGATACTGATGGATGTAACCATCCCCGGTATTGAAAAACTGCGCGACACCCTGCAGGCTAAAAGCGAAGCGTTCAAGAGCGTAGTAAAGATTGGCCGTACCCACCTGATGGACGCCACCCCGCTTACTTTGGGCCAGGAGTTCTCCGGTTACGTATCACAATTAAATCACGGTTTGAAGGCCCTGCGCAACACGCTGGACCACCTGAGCGAACTTGCCCTTGGCGGCACCGCTGTGGGCACAGGCATTAATACCCCTAAAGGTTATGATGTTAAAGTAGCGCAGTACATTGCCGAGTTTACAGGCCTGCCATTTATCACCGCCGAAAATAAGTTTGAGGCACTGGCTGCCCACGACGCTATTGTAGAAAGCCATGGCGCGCTGAAGCAGATAGCGGTTTCTTTAATGAAGATTGCTAACGATATCAGGATGCTGGCCTCTGGTCCGCGTTCAGGCATCGGCGAGATACACATACCGGATAATGAACCGGGCTCATCTATTATGCCTGGCAAAGTAAATCCAACCCAAAACGAAGCGGTTACTATGGTTGCCGCGCAGGTAATGGGTAACGATGTGGCTATATCTATAGGAGGCTCTAACGGCCACTATGAACTGAACGTATTTAAGCCGGTTATGGCCGCTAACTTTTTACAGTCGGCAAGGCTGATAGGTGATGCCTGCGTATCTTTTAACGATCATTGCGCGGTAGGCATTGAGCCGAACTACGAAGGCATTAAAAAACACCTGGAAAATTCTTTGATGCTGGTAACTGCGCTTAACCCGCACATAGGTTACGAGAACGCTGCTAAAATCGCCAAAACAGCGCTTAAAGAAGGCACATCACTTCGCGAAGCTGCAATAGGCCTGGGCTTACTCACCAGCGAGCAGTTTGACCAGTGGGTGCGTCCTGAAGATATGATAGGCAGTTTACCCCCCAGCCCCCTAAAGGGGGAGCAATAA
- a CDS encoding S1/P1 nuclease — translation MKSIRIFLLAIAIMYLPVQTMAWGTNGHRICGQIADSYLTPKARAAIKAILGDESIAMTSNWADFIKSDPAYNYLSVWHYVDFDKRMTYPEMQAYLKADTTTDAYTKMNFLIGELKKKNLSKTSKVLYLRMLIHIVEDVHQPMHTAHTADKGGNDVKLTWNNNPQPTNLHSIWDSQLIDMQQLSFTEYVAWINHTTAKQRAELQAAPVSQWLFESSQLAEKIYADVEGKDKVSGYNYNFKFIGVLNQQLLKGGVRLAGVLNQLFG, via the coding sequence ATGAAATCGATCAGGATCTTTTTACTTGCAATTGCCATCATGTACCTGCCTGTACAAACCATGGCATGGGGAACAAACGGCCACCGTATATGCGGGCAAATAGCCGACAGCTACTTAACGCCAAAGGCACGTGCCGCTATCAAAGCCATCCTGGGTGACGAAAGCATTGCCATGACAAGCAATTGGGCCGATTTTATTAAGTCTGACCCGGCCTATAATTACCTTTCGGTATGGCACTATGTCGATTTTGATAAACGTATGACCTACCCCGAAATGCAGGCATACCTGAAAGCCGATACCACTACCGATGCTTATACCAAGATGAACTTTTTAATAGGCGAACTAAAGAAAAAGAACCTGTCAAAAACCAGCAAGGTGCTGTACCTGCGTATGCTGATACATATTGTTGAAGACGTTCACCAGCCAATGCACACTGCACACACTGCAGACAAGGGTGGTAATGATGTAAAACTTACCTGGAACAACAACCCGCAGCCAACCAATTTGCACTCGATATGGGATTCCCAACTGATAGATATGCAGCAGTTGAGCTTTACTGAGTACGTAGCCTGGATAAACCACACTACGGCCAAGCAACGCGCCGAATTGCAGGCAGCACCGGTAAGTCAATGGCTATTTGAATCGAGCCAGCTGGCAGAAAAGATTTATGCTGATGTAGAAGGCAAAGACAAAGTAAGCGGTTACAATTACAACTTTAAGTTTATAGGCGTGCTTAACCAACAGCTTTTAAAAGGCGGCGTAAGGCTTGCTGGCGTATTAAACCAACTTTTTGGTTGA
- a CDS encoding low molecular weight protein-tyrosine-phosphatase, producing the protein MKILMVCLGNICRSPLAEGIMRHEAQKAGLDWEVDSAGTGDWHVGRPPDRRSIAAALAQGVDISKQVCRLFNVRDFDDFDLILVMDRSNLADILAKARSPEDREKVKLLLGNNIVPDPYYDDTQFAPVYKLIEAGCKEIIRQYKDKQI; encoded by the coding sequence ATGAAAATACTAATGGTTTGCCTTGGCAATATCTGCCGTTCGCCACTTGCGGAAGGCATAATGCGCCATGAGGCACAAAAAGCAGGACTCGACTGGGAAGTTGACTCGGCAGGCACGGGTGACTGGCATGTTGGCCGCCCGCCCGACAGGCGCTCTATAGCAGCTGCCCTGGCGCAGGGTGTGGACATTAGCAAACAAGTATGCCGCTTATTCAACGTGCGCGATTTTGACGACTTTGACCTGATACTGGTGATGGACCGCAGTAACCTGGCCGATATACTGGCAAAAGCCCGCAGTCCCGAAGATCGTGAGAAAGTAAAACTGCTGTTAGGCAATAATATAGTACCCGATCCGTATTATGATGACACCCAGTTTGCCCCAGTTTATAAATTGATTGAGGCGGGGTGTAAAGAGATCATCAGGCAATATAAAGACAAACAGATATGA